The following proteins come from a genomic window of Nicotiana tomentosiformis chromosome 12, ASM39032v3, whole genome shotgun sequence:
- the LOC104106726 gene encoding bax inhibitor 1-like produces MESFTSFFNSQSASSRNRWSYDSLKNFRQISPFVQTHLKKVYLSLCCALIASAAGAYLHILWNIGGLLTTLGCVGSIVWLMATPLYEEQKRIALLMAAALFKGASIGPLIELAIDFDPSIVLGAFVGCAVAFGCFSAAAMVARRREYLYLGGLLSSGLSILFWLHFASSIFGGSMALFKFEVYFGLLVFVGYIIFDTQDIIEKAHLGDLDYVKHALTLFTDFIAVFVRILIIMLKNASEKEEKKKRRN; encoded by the exons ATGGAGTCTTTCACATCGTTCTTCAATTCGCAGTCGGCGTCGTCTCGCAATCGCTGGAGTTACGATTCTCTTAAGAACTTCCGCCAGATCTCTCCCTTCGTTCAAACTCATCTCAAAAAG GTCTACCTTTCATTATGCTGTGCTTTAATTGCTTCGGCTGCTGGAGCTTACCTTCACATTCTTTGGAACATCGGTGGCTTACTTACGACGCTGGGATGCGTGGGAAGCATAGTATGGCTGATGGCGACTCCTCTGTATGAAGAG CAAAAGAGGATAGCACTTCTGATGGCAGCTGCACTGTTTAAAGGAGCATCTATTGGTCCACTGATTGAATTGGCTATTGACTTTGACCCAAG CATCGTGTTAGGTGCTTTTGTTGGTTGTGCTGTGGCTTTTGGTTGCTTCTCAGCTGCTGCCATGGTGGCAAGGCGCAGAGAGTACTTGTATCTTGGAGGTCTTCTTTCATCTGGTCTCTCTATCCTGTTCTGGTTGCACTTCGCATCATCCATTTTTGGTGGTTCTATGGCCCTATTCAAGTTCGAG GTTTATTTTGGGCTCTTGGTGTTCGTGGGCTATATCATTTTTGACACCCAAGATATAATTGAGAAGGCACACCTTGGGGATTTGGACTACGTGAAGCATGCTCTGACCCTCTTTACAGATTTTATTGCTGTTTTTGTGCGAATTTTAATCATAATG TTGAAGAATGCATCCGAGaaggaagagaagaagaagaggagaaacTAA
- the LOC104106727 gene encoding vesicle-associated protein 2-1-like translates to MSGATNQLISVSPPELRFQFELDKQSYCDLKVTNSTEHSVAFKVKTTSPKKYFVRPNTGIIQPWDSCFIRVTLQAQKEYPPDMQCKDKFLLQSTIVNNDIDELSPDTFNKESGRTVEESKLRVVYISPHSSPGHSEDFRQSSDFTSNQALQRIKDERDAAVRQTQQLLQELEIMKRRRNRNDPGFSLKFAIVVGVIGLMVGFLLKLLSSPSVE, encoded by the exons ATGAGTGGTGCTACGAACCAGTTGATATCTGTTAGTCCGCCGGAGCTCAGGTTCCAAt TTGAATTGGATAAACAAAGCTACTGCGATCTTAAAGTCACAAACAGCACAGAGCATTCAGTTGCTTTTAAG GTGAAAACTACTTCTCCAAAGAAGTACTTTGTTCGACCGAACACTGGTATTATACAGCCCTGGGATTCATGTTTCATTCGAG TCACCCTTCAAGCTCAGAAGGAATACCCGCCAGATATGCAATGCAAGGACAAATTCCTCCTACAGAGCACAATTGTGAATAACGATATTGATGAACTTTCTCCAGATACT TTTAATAAGGAAAGTGGAAGAACTGTAGAAGAGTCCAAGCTTAGGGTTGTTTACATATCTCCTCATTCATCTCCTGGACATTCTGAAGATTTTAGACAAAGTTCTGATTTCACCTCT AATCAAGCATTGCAGCGTATCAAAGATGAAAGAGATGCAGCCGTCCGACAAACACAACAGCTTTTACAGGAACTG GAAATTATGAAGAGACGAAGAAATCGGAATGATCCAGGCTTCTCTCTAAAGTTTGCAATTGTTGTCGGAGTCATTGGCCTAATGGTTGGCTTTCTGCTGAAACTGTTGTCATCGCCTTCTGTAGAATAG